The Sporocytophaga myxococcoides genome contains a region encoding:
- a CDS encoding PAS domain S-box protein: protein MDDQGQSIQTLEILTAILDNSPECIVLISPEHKVLAFNKVIKEVLKLYFGREIKVGDDYRDFVAPGSKELYHTSFQKATMGSNEVVIGQTTAENTSVWFEFKMNPVYNQSKTLLGVTLTAKNIDKEKRMQMEMENMAEMFEAIIENASESILLFDKDHKVLMFNKVAKERLLNFTSKEIYQGVDFNEFLNEWNRESFFTAFEKALQGYSSDAERDLSKEYNADLWVLSKMFPVYRSNGELLGVSLFTIDINERKQAQIAMAESEEKFRKILESVPLAILILDKDLKIRIANDATEEIFGYSSDELEGQKIEILVPERFRTLHHKNLKQYLVTPSSFQIKSKRLTTALKKGKKEIIAEVNLNLVRIKNEDFILLIVEDVTDRIKAEQKNLNQLRRLETIAWQQSHEVRRPVANILGLVNTLRKEELLDFEKKISLDYLFEMTEELDSIIKKIVLYASGSDLKNEIKK from the coding sequence ATGGATGATCAAGGACAATCGATACAAACCTTAGAAATTTTAACCGCAATTCTGGATAATTCTCCCGAATGTATAGTCTTGATTTCTCCAGAGCATAAGGTATTAGCCTTTAATAAAGTAATTAAAGAGGTTTTAAAATTATATTTTGGAAGAGAAATAAAAGTGGGAGATGACTATAGGGACTTTGTTGCTCCTGGATCAAAGGAGTTATATCATACTTCATTCCAAAAAGCCACAATGGGATCGAATGAGGTTGTAATAGGTCAAACAACAGCAGAAAATACTTCAGTCTGGTTTGAATTTAAAATGAATCCGGTCTATAACCAATCCAAGACTCTTCTTGGGGTAACTCTTACTGCAAAAAACATTGATAAGGAAAAAAGAATGCAGATGGAGATGGAGAATATGGCTGAGATGTTTGAGGCAATTATTGAAAATGCGAGTGAATCCATATTGCTTTTTGATAAAGATCACAAGGTCTTAATGTTTAATAAAGTAGCAAAAGAAAGACTTTTAAATTTTACCTCCAAAGAAATTTATCAAGGTGTTGATTTTAATGAGTTTTTGAATGAATGGAATAGGGAGAGTTTTTTTACTGCCTTTGAAAAAGCTCTTCAAGGATATAGTAGCGATGCTGAACGTGATTTAAGTAAGGAATATAATGCTGATCTTTGGGTGCTCTCAAAAATGTTTCCCGTATACAGAAGCAATGGAGAGTTATTGGGTGTATCTCTTTTTACCATTGATATAAATGAAAGAAAACAAGCGCAGATTGCAATGGCAGAAAGTGAAGAGAAGTTCAGAAAAATATTGGAATCAGTGCCACTCGCAATTTTAATTTTAGATAAAGATTTAAAAATACGAATTGCTAATGATGCTACTGAGGAAATTTTTGGTTATTCGTCTGATGAATTGGAGGGACAGAAAATTGAAATATTAGTTCCGGAGCGCTTCAGAACTCTTCATCATAAAAATCTAAAACAATATTTAGTAACCCCTTCTTCATTTCAGATAAAGTCCAAAAGGCTTACAACTGCTCTCAAGAAGGGAAAGAAAGAAATAATTGCAGAAGTTAATCTTAATTTAGTTCGGATAAAAAATGAAGACTTTATACTGTTAATTGTAGAGGATGTTACAGACAGAATTAAAGCGGAGCAAAAGAATCTGAATCAGCTAAGGAGACTGGAGACTATAGCCTGGCAACAGTCTCACGAAGTGCGTCGGCCGGTCGCGAATATTTTAGGATTAGTAAATACATTAAGAAAGGAAGAACTGTTGGATTTTGAAAAAAAAATATCTCTCGATTATCTTTTTGAAATGACAGAAGAGTTAGATTCAATTATTAAAAAAATCGTCCTGTATGCCAGTGGGTCAGACCTTAAAAACGAAATAAAAAAGTGA
- a CDS encoding YheT family hydrolase: protein MPIIHSAYKAPYFLFSEHLETIIPALFRKNEPIKYQRERIDTPDQDFLDLDWSFKGSDTLIILSHGLEGNSKTQYILGMVFLLNSLGYDTLSWNYRGCSGEINKLHRFYHSGETGDLDFVIEHATRKKNYSKVVLIGFSIGGNITLKYLGEQGTNINPKVICSVNFSVPCHLASGAKKLAGWGSYVYMKRFLNSLEKKVTEKSKIMPEVISAKGFDKIRNFLEFDEMYTAPIHGFKNAFEYWEECSSLYYLKDIRIPTLLVNACNDPFLTPQCFPIKEAEENPQLFLEMPEQGGHVGFIEKKISGIYWSEKRAVEFISDYL from the coding sequence ATGCCAATCATTCATTCTGCGTATAAAGCTCCTTATTTTCTTTTTTCAGAACATCTGGAAACGATTATACCTGCTTTATTCCGGAAGAATGAACCGATTAAATATCAGCGTGAAAGAATAGACACACCAGATCAAGATTTTCTTGATCTGGATTGGTCTTTTAAAGGATCTGACACACTGATAATCCTTTCTCACGGCCTCGAAGGTAACTCAAAGACCCAATACATTCTGGGAATGGTATTTCTATTAAACTCACTTGGATATGACACTTTAAGCTGGAATTACAGGGGATGTAGCGGAGAGATCAACAAACTGCACAGATTCTATCATAGCGGAGAGACTGGAGATCTCGACTTTGTAATTGAACATGCGACCAGAAAGAAAAACTATTCCAAAGTTGTGCTGATTGGGTTTAGCATTGGAGGTAATATTACTCTTAAATACCTTGGAGAACAAGGTACTAATATCAATCCAAAGGTCATTTGCAGTGTTAATTTTTCAGTACCATGTCATCTTGCTTCCGGCGCTAAAAAACTTGCTGGCTGGGGAAGTTATGTGTATATGAAAAGATTTTTGAACAGCCTCGAAAAAAAAGTTACCGAAAAATCAAAGATAATGCCTGAAGTAATCAGTGCTAAAGGATTTGATAAAATAAGGAATTTTCTTGAGTTCGATGAAATGTATACAGCCCCGATTCATGGGTTTAAAAATGCTTTTGAATACTGGGAGGAATGTAGTTCCCTTTATTACCTGAAAGATATCAGAATTCCTACCTTACTGGTAAATGCCTGTAATGATCCTTTTTTAACACCTCAATGCTTCCCGATTAAGGAAGCTGAGGAAAATCCTCAGTTGTTCCTTGAAATGCCTGAGCAAGGTGGTCATGTCGGTTTTATAGAAAAAAAAATCAGCGGTATATACTGGTCTGAGAAAAGAGCCGTTGAATTTATCTCTGATTATTTATAA
- a CDS encoding YkvA family protein gives MERRKKRSVNAMLIKAKLGALISKSPKYEKFVERAKYYIRNPEELNKILTEAYNKATNENAERTFGEMWGKVKAMFRLIRASLLNEYTEVPKFKVILGLAVILYFVSPFDVFPDFLPFLGFADDLVLFAWFLKYASEEIEKFQAYESRKLNFSKTALFG, from the coding sequence ATGGAAAGAAGAAAAAAGAGATCAGTAAATGCAATGTTGATCAAGGCAAAGTTGGGGGCCTTAATTTCAAAATCCCCTAAATATGAAAAGTTTGTGGAGAGAGCAAAATACTATATCAGAAACCCTGAAGAGCTTAATAAAATTCTGACAGAAGCCTATAATAAAGCTACCAATGAAAATGCAGAAAGGACATTTGGCGAAATGTGGGGAAAAGTAAAGGCAATGTTCAGACTTATAAGAGCTTCCTTGTTAAATGAATATACGGAGGTTCCAAAATTTAAAGTAATTCTTGGCCTGGCTGTAATCTTATATTTTGTTTCTCCGTTTGATGTATTTCCGGATTTCCTTCCGTTTTTGGGATTTGCTGATGATTTAGTTTTATTTGCATGGTTCCTGAAATATGCTTCGGAAGAAATAGAAAAGTTCCAGGCTTATGAATCAAGAAAGCTAAATTTCTCTAAAACAGCATTGTTCGGTTAA
- a CDS encoding helicase HerA-like domain-containing protein: protein MSDRLKQFEAQLLAGYTFKGEQIKLGAALLDGDVVKGTMVSLPLKTMNRHGLIAGATGTGKTKTLQTIAEGLSEHGVPVLMMDIKGDLSGIAAAGETNPKIEERQQKIGIPFTPKKFPVELLSLSDEKGVRLRATVSEFGPVLFSKILDLNDTQSGIVSLIFKYCDDERLPLLDLKDFKSVLQHIGNEGKEHIQKKYGAISSASTGTILRKIIELEQQGAEKFFGEKSFEVDDLVRVDKDGKGFISIIRLTDIQDKPKLFSTFMLSLLAEIYATFPEAGDLEKPKLVLFIDEAHLIFDEASKALLDQIEAIIKLIRSKGVGIFFCTQNPSDIPQAILGQLGMKVQHALRAFTANDRKMIRLTAENYPLTDFYKTEELLTSLGIGEAMVTVLSEKGTPTPLAAVLLRSPQSRMNILSPAETDELIKNSPLIEKYNTVIDRKSAYEMLTEKIHSKDKEADQERPAAVSKEKNSRKEKSALEEVMDSKITREIGRTVFRELTRGLLGVLGVSTSSRRRR from the coding sequence ATGTCTGACAGACTGAAACAATTTGAGGCTCAGCTATTGGCTGGATATACTTTTAAAGGTGAACAGATTAAGTTGGGTGCAGCCCTTCTAGATGGAGATGTTGTTAAAGGAACAATGGTTTCTTTGCCCTTAAAAACAATGAACCGTCATGGCTTGATTGCAGGTGCTACCGGTACAGGTAAAACCAAAACGCTTCAGACAATTGCAGAAGGTTTGTCGGAACACGGTGTACCCGTGCTGATGATGGATATCAAAGGGGACTTAAGCGGAATTGCAGCTGCTGGAGAGACCAATCCAAAAATTGAAGAAAGACAACAGAAAATTGGGATTCCATTTACGCCTAAGAAATTTCCTGTAGAATTACTTAGTCTATCTGACGAAAAGGGTGTAAGACTCAGGGCAACCGTTTCAGAGTTTGGCCCAGTATTATTCAGTAAAATTCTTGATCTTAATGATACTCAAAGCGGAATTGTTTCGCTGATTTTTAAATATTGTGATGATGAACGCCTCCCCCTTCTTGATCTTAAAGATTTCAAGTCAGTTCTTCAGCATATAGGCAATGAAGGTAAAGAGCATATCCAGAAAAAATACGGAGCTATTTCCTCTGCTTCTACAGGAACAATACTTAGGAAAATCATTGAACTTGAGCAACAGGGTGCGGAAAAGTTTTTCGGAGAAAAATCATTTGAAGTTGATGACCTGGTAAGGGTGGATAAAGATGGCAAGGGTTTTATTTCAATCATCCGTTTAACCGATATACAGGATAAGCCAAAATTATTCAGCACATTTATGCTGAGTCTTCTTGCCGAGATTTATGCAACTTTTCCTGAGGCCGGAGACCTTGAAAAACCAAAGCTTGTGCTCTTTATTGACGAAGCCCATCTGATATTTGATGAAGCCAGCAAAGCCCTGCTTGATCAGATTGAGGCAATCATAAAGCTAATCAGATCCAAGGGCGTTGGAATATTTTTCTGCACACAGAATCCATCAGATATACCACAGGCTATACTTGGCCAGCTGGGTATGAAGGTACAACACGCTTTGAGAGCCTTCACAGCCAATGACCGAAAGATGATTCGTCTTACTGCCGAAAACTATCCGCTTACGGATTTTTATAAAACAGAAGAATTGCTTACTTCACTCGGAATCGGAGAAGCAATGGTAACTGTATTAAGTGAAAAAGGGACACCAACTCCTCTAGCTGCCGTGCTGCTAAGATCGCCACAGTCACGCATGAATATACTATCTCCCGCAGAGACAGATGAGCTTATAAAAAACAGTCCGTTGATAGAGAAATATAATACTGTTATTGATAGAAAGAGCGCATACGAAATGCTTACTGAAAAAATCCATTCAAAGGATAAAGAAGCAGATCAGGAAAGGCCAGCTGCTGTCTCCAAAGAAAAAAACAGCAGAAAGGAAAAAAGTGCGCTGGAAGAAGTCATGGATAGCAAGATAACCCGCGAAATCGGAAGAACCGTATTCAGAGAGCTTACAAGAGGATTATTAGGAGTACTAGGGGTATCAACCTCATCCAGAAGGAGAAGATAA
- a CDS encoding SOS response-associated peptidase yields MCGRYSLTSSIEKLAKRFNIKVTNEFRPRFNAAPTQLLPVITNRNPSETSFMKWGLIPNWSLDESTSTNLINARSETILTKGPFKQIIKSHRCLIPADGFYEWKKVGKTKVPHRITLSSDEIFTFAGIWDSWEDKKGDIINSFTIITTNANSLMAEIHERMPVILPKELEKEWIKMDLSDNEVTELLKPYPSEKMCYYKAHRAVNSAMYDTPECIQMAPKIYPGESFNLFE; encoded by the coding sequence ATGTGCGGAAGATACTCCCTTACCTCCTCGATAGAAAAATTAGCGAAACGATTTAACATAAAAGTGACTAATGAATTCAGACCAAGGTTCAATGCTGCGCCGACACAATTGTTGCCGGTCATCACCAACAGGAACCCTTCTGAAACTTCATTTATGAAATGGGGGCTTATTCCCAACTGGTCACTGGATGAATCTACTTCTACTAATCTGATCAATGCCAGATCTGAAACTATATTAACAAAAGGTCCTTTCAAACAAATCATTAAAAGTCATCGTTGCCTGATTCCTGCCGATGGATTTTATGAATGGAAAAAAGTAGGTAAAACAAAAGTGCCTCACAGAATCACACTTTCCAGCGATGAGATATTTACCTTTGCCGGCATATGGGACTCCTGGGAGGATAAGAAAGGAGATATCATCAATTCCTTTACAATCATTACCACCAATGCTAACTCTCTGATGGCCGAGATACATGAAAGAATGCCAGTGATATTGCCTAAGGAGTTAGAAAAAGAATGGATCAAAATGGACTTATCCGACAATGAAGTTACCGAATTATTAAAACCTTATCCTTCAGAGAAGATGTGTTACTACAAAGCACATCGTGCTGTCAACTCAGCCATGTATGATACTCCGGAATGTATTCAGATGGCACCAAAGATCTATCCCGGAGAAAGTTTTAACTTGTTTGAATAG
- a CDS encoding isoaspartyl peptidase/L-asparaginase family protein — MEKIQPPGLKGKIVLLIHGGAGNFKESDLTPVQQKIYEKYLREALEEGYKILDGGGSALDAVEASVKLMEDAPVFNAGKGSVLNKEGHVEMDASIMHGKDLKAGAVAVVRNVKNPISAARMVMEKSNHVLLAGNGADEFAKSIGMEMEEEDYFITPSSFEQWKKANEPASVPKGINKHGTVGAVALDQNGNLAAATSTGGVLNKLPGRVGDSPIIGAGTYADNNSCAVSATGHGEYFIRLTIARSIAALMEYKKISLEQAVNEVIHERLHKSGGTGGVIAVDKNGNFTVSHNTTGMFRAWRTEKRCEIRFFKE, encoded by the coding sequence ATGGAAAAAATACAGCCCCCAGGATTAAAAGGAAAAATTGTATTACTCATTCATGGTGGAGCAGGCAATTTTAAAGAATCTGATCTTACTCCGGTTCAACAAAAGATTTACGAAAAGTATCTCCGTGAGGCACTTGAGGAAGGTTATAAAATTCTAGATGGAGGTGGCTCTGCGCTTGATGCAGTGGAAGCTTCGGTGAAGCTTATGGAAGACGCTCCTGTATTTAATGCTGGTAAAGGATCTGTGTTGAATAAAGAAGGGCATGTAGAAATGGATGCTTCCATTATGCATGGTAAAGACCTTAAAGCAGGTGCTGTTGCAGTGGTAAGGAATGTTAAAAATCCGATATCAGCAGCAAGGATGGTGATGGAAAAGTCAAATCATGTATTATTAGCAGGGAATGGTGCTGATGAATTTGCCAAATCTATTGGAATGGAAATGGAAGAGGAAGATTATTTTATTACTCCTTCTTCTTTTGAACAATGGAAAAAAGCAAATGAGCCAGCTTCTGTACCTAAAGGTATTAACAAACATGGAACAGTGGGTGCTGTAGCGCTTGATCAAAATGGTAATCTGGCTGCAGCTACTTCAACAGGTGGAGTTCTTAATAAACTACCTGGCAGGGTAGGTGATTCTCCTATAATAGGTGCGGGAACCTATGCGGATAATAATTCATGTGCTGTGTCTGCAACAGGTCATGGTGAATATTTTATCAGGCTGACAATAGCTCGTTCAATTGCCGCTTTGATGGAGTATAAAAAGATTTCTCTTGAACAGGCTGTCAATGAAGTGATTCATGAAAGGCTTCATAAATCTGGAGGGACGGGGGGAGTAATAGCAGTGGATAAAAACGGAAATTTTACAGTGAGCCATAATACTACTGGTATGTTCAGAGCCTGGAGAACAGAAAAAAGATGTGAGATCAGGTTTTTTAAAGAGTAG
- the treF gene encoding alpha,alpha-trehalase TreF yields the protein MSFFILLFYSASAQKSPEKIYGELFEVVQMQEVFEDSKTFVDCIPIYDPDTILKNYYHEKKSPYFDLSKFVANHFLKPCTPSTDYLSDTAMTTKEHIEKLWPLLTRIPDTILNSSLIPLPFSYVVPGGRFREIYYWDSYFTMLGLQVSNDTALIQNMVSNFSFLIRHAGFVPNGNRTYYLSRSQPPFFSLMVELLAKQKSDTILNFYLQDLVKEYEFWMNGKDSINIHSNSYRRVVKLNRKQILNRYWDDLPEPRPESFREDMLLSLNTERQKEDLFRNIRAACESGWDFSSRWLDESQKLETIHTTDIIPVDLNCLLLHLEQAISKVYEYKGDKDKASYYQNLAKKRKRAIIKFCWNKKQKFFLDYDFVKQTNTPVKSLAAGFPLFFEVCNKKKARLVKDELLINFLNKGGLFTTLNKTAQQWDYSNGWAPLQYIVIKGLLNYGYTTEVTAIAQRWIGINDGVFKMTGKMLEKYNVKDPEIKGGGGEYPLQDGFGWTNGVYLKLFEMLCKKEEKKR from the coding sequence TTGTCTTTTTTCATTCTTTTGTTTTATAGTGCTTCTGCTCAGAAAAGTCCGGAAAAAATATATGGAGAATTGTTTGAAGTGGTGCAGATGCAAGAGGTATTTGAAGACTCCAAAACATTTGTAGACTGTATTCCGATTTATGATCCTGATACTATTCTTAAAAATTATTATCATGAAAAAAAATCTCCTTACTTTGACCTAAGTAAATTTGTCGCGAATCATTTTTTAAAGCCTTGTACACCCTCAACTGACTACCTGAGTGACACAGCAATGACAACCAAAGAGCATATTGAAAAACTCTGGCCATTGCTTACCCGAATACCTGATACAATACTTAACTCCTCTCTGATTCCCCTTCCATTTTCTTATGTTGTGCCTGGTGGCAGGTTCAGGGAGATTTATTACTGGGATAGTTATTTTACTATGCTGGGCTTGCAGGTTTCAAATGACACTGCACTAATCCAAAATATGGTATCCAATTTTTCTTTTTTAATAAGACATGCAGGCTTCGTACCTAATGGTAACAGAACCTATTATCTTAGCAGATCTCAGCCTCCTTTTTTTTCATTGATGGTAGAATTGCTGGCAAAACAAAAAAGCGATACCATCCTTAATTTTTACCTTCAGGATCTTGTAAAAGAATATGAGTTCTGGATGAACGGAAAAGATTCTATTAATATTCACTCAAACTCTTACAGAAGAGTAGTAAAGCTTAACAGGAAACAAATTTTAAACAGGTATTGGGATGATCTCCCAGAGCCAAGACCAGAATCTTTTAGAGAAGATATGTTATTGTCATTAAACACGGAAAGGCAAAAGGAAGACCTGTTCAGAAACATCAGAGCTGCTTGTGAATCTGGCTGGGATTTCAGCAGCCGGTGGCTTGATGAATCTCAAAAGCTTGAGACCATTCATACTACCGATATAATTCCTGTTGATCTTAATTGTCTTCTTCTGCATTTGGAACAGGCTATTTCTAAAGTATATGAATATAAAGGGGACAAAGACAAAGCAAGTTATTATCAAAATCTTGCTAAAAAAAGAAAAAGAGCTATCATAAAATTCTGCTGGAATAAAAAGCAGAAATTTTTCCTTGATTATGATTTTGTCAAACAAACCAATACTCCCGTAAAATCACTGGCTGCAGGCTTTCCATTGTTTTTTGAAGTATGCAATAAAAAGAAAGCAAGATTAGTGAAAGATGAGCTTTTAATTAATTTTTTAAACAAAGGAGGTCTGTTCACAACCTTAAACAAGACGGCCCAACAATGGGATTATTCCAATGGTTGGGCTCCATTGCAATATATAGTTATTAAAGGATTGCTAAATTATGGCTATACTACAGAAGTGACAGCAATCGCTCAAAGATGGATAGGAATCAATGATGGAGTTTTTAAAATGACTGGTAAAATGCTGGAAAAGTATAATGTGAAAGATCCTGAAATAAAAGGAGGAGGAGGTGAGTATCCTTTACAGGATGGATTTGGCTGGACGAATGGTGTTTATCTTAAGCTTTTCGAAATGCTCTGTAAAAAAGAAGAAAAAAAACGCTGA
- the hisD gene encoding histidinol dehydrogenase — protein sequence MKIIKYPETGQWKDLLKRPVFETASLEARVIPVLEAVKKEGDIALKRFTSQFDGVDITDIRVSSLEIDEANLLVDEELKIAIRAARQNIEKFHSFQKEETKLIETTPGVTCWRKSVPIQKVGFYIPGGTAPLFSTILMLAIPADIAGCEQKVLCTPPNKEGKIHPAILFTANLLGIKNIYKVGGAQAIAAMAYGTETVPQVYKIFGPGNQYVTAAKQLVFKDGVAIDMPAGPSEVAVVADDTANPAFVASDLLSQAEHGVDSQVMLFTKSEKKAIEVLNEVKMQTEELSRKGFAEKSLENSKCIVLKNDEEIMHMVNEYAPEHLILQTSNAEELAGKVINAGSVFIGHYTPESAGDYASGTNHTLPTNGYAKAYSGVSVDSFVKKITFQSISKEGIKCLGPVIETMAAAEALDAHKNAVSVRLKSL from the coding sequence ATGAAAATTATAAAATATCCCGAAACTGGTCAGTGGAAAGATCTTTTGAAAAGACCTGTTTTTGAAACGGCCAGTCTGGAAGCAAGAGTAATTCCTGTATTGGAGGCTGTTAAGAAAGAGGGGGATATTGCCTTAAAAAGATTTACATCTCAGTTTGATGGTGTAGATATAACTGATATTAGGGTTTCTTCTTTAGAAATTGATGAAGCAAACCTGTTGGTTGATGAAGAGCTGAAAATCGCTATACGTGCTGCCAGACAAAATATCGAGAAGTTTCACTCTTTTCAGAAAGAGGAGACTAAATTAATTGAAACGACCCCTGGTGTTACATGCTGGAGGAAATCAGTTCCTATTCAAAAAGTAGGATTTTATATTCCAGGAGGTACCGCACCTCTTTTCTCTACCATATTGATGCTCGCTATTCCTGCTGATATTGCAGGATGTGAGCAGAAGGTTCTTTGTACTCCACCAAATAAAGAAGGGAAAATACATCCTGCCATTCTATTTACTGCTAATCTTCTGGGAATTAAAAATATTTACAAAGTAGGAGGAGCTCAGGCTATTGCTGCAATGGCTTATGGCACAGAGACTGTTCCACAGGTATATAAAATTTTTGGTCCAGGTAACCAGTATGTTACCGCTGCAAAGCAACTGGTATTTAAAGATGGAGTAGCAATAGATATGCCTGCCGGACCTTCTGAAGTAGCTGTAGTGGCTGATGATACTGCGAATCCTGCATTTGTTGCCTCTGATTTACTTTCGCAGGCGGAACATGGTGTTGACAGCCAGGTGATGCTTTTTACCAAGTCAGAGAAGAAAGCTATAGAAGTACTGAATGAAGTAAAGATGCAAACAGAAGAACTTTCAAGAAAAGGCTTTGCAGAGAAGTCTCTTGAAAACAGCAAATGTATAGTTTTGAAGAACGATGAAGAGATCATGCACATGGTAAATGAATATGCACCGGAGCACCTTATTCTTCAGACTTCCAATGCTGAAGAGCTTGCAGGTAAAGTGATCAATGCAGGTTCTGTTTTTATAGGTCATTATACTCCTGAATCAGCCGGAGATTATGCATCAGGAACAAACCATACGCTTCCAACAAATGGCTATGCAAAAGCTTATTCGGGAGTTTCAGTAGACTCTTTTGTGAAGAAGATTACATTTCAATCAATAAGTAAGGAAGGTATAAAATGCCTTGGCCCAGTTATTGAAACAATGGCAGCAGCAGAAGCACTGGATGCGCATAAGAATGCGGTATCGGTGAGGTTGAAGAGTTTGTAA
- a CDS encoding PP2C family protein-serine/threonine phosphatase has product MDAFFDIVGYSIPNIGKEKNGDSYIFEYLENEEILVAVVADGVSKQPCDWFASETTCKKLLECFKLQEGDKNIHQRLLASISETNKFVINIEGNCRKMASTLSVIVWPTSGNNLYISNIGDSRIYSLKDETLEQLTKDDSFITNEKVLMHGGLRLIDKSTLTKVIGQDNISIGIAEKSLEVGEIIILATDGFYDARKAVYNKIMIELSKSESFKDGFTTVINKLEMLRGDDLTAIAMRRNR; this is encoded by the coding sequence ATGGATGCTTTTTTTGACATTGTAGGTTATTCCATTCCCAATATCGGTAAAGAAAAAAATGGGGATAGCTACATTTTTGAATATCTGGAAAACGAGGAAATATTAGTAGCTGTCGTTGCAGATGGCGTAAGCAAACAACCTTGTGATTGGTTTGCTTCAGAAACAACCTGCAAAAAGCTTCTGGAATGTTTTAAGCTACAAGAAGGGGATAAGAATATCCATCAAAGGCTTCTGGCCAGTATTTCAGAGACCAATAAGTTTGTGATCAACATAGAAGGTAATTGCAGAAAGATGGCCTCAACACTTTCTGTTATAGTCTGGCCGACTTCTGGTAATAACCTTTACATTTCCAATATTGGAGATTCCAGGATTTATAGCTTAAAAGACGAGACACTGGAGCAACTTACAAAAGACGATTCGTTCATTACTAATGAGAAGGTACTAATGCATGGAGGTCTTAGATTAATTGATAAATCAACATTAACAAAAGTTATTGGACAAGATAACATTTCAATCGGTATTGCAGAAAAATCACTTGAAGTTGGAGAAATTATTATTCTGGCAACAGATGGATTTTATGATGCAAGAAAAGCAGTTTATAATAAGATCATGATTGAGCTAAGTAAATCGGAAAGTTTTAAAGATGGCTTTACAACTGTTATAAATAAGCTGGAGATGCTTAGGGGAGATGATTTGACGGCTATTGCGATGAGAAGGAACAGATAG
- the hisG gene encoding ATP phosphoribosyltransferase: protein MSEILRLAVQKSGRLSEDSLKLIKECGIEFSNGGGKLKSTASNFPVELLFLRDDDIPGYVADGVADIGIVGENVSVEKKKKVELVEKLGFSQCRLSIGVQKSYDYKDVSNLNGLKIATSYPNILSDFLFENKVRASIHEISGSVEIAPSIGLSDAVCDIVSSGSTLISNGLKEVEVVFRSEAILVSCPELSAAKTKILNDLLFRIHAVKNARNTKYILLNAPNHSIDRIISLLPGVKSPTVMPLAEEGWSSLHSVVRENEFWGVIEKLREAGAEGILVVPIEKIIK, encoded by the coding sequence ATGAGCGAGATTTTACGCCTTGCTGTGCAGAAGTCTGGAAGGCTAAGTGAAGATTCACTAAAACTTATCAAGGAATGTGGAATTGAATTTAGCAACGGAGGGGGAAAACTAAAATCTACTGCTTCTAATTTCCCGGTTGAATTGCTCTTTTTAAGAGATGATGATATTCCGGGATATGTTGCAGATGGTGTGGCAGATATTGGAATTGTAGGAGAAAACGTTTCAGTTGAAAAGAAAAAGAAAGTTGAACTTGTAGAAAAACTTGGATTTTCTCAGTGCAGACTTTCTATCGGAGTGCAGAAGTCTTATGACTATAAAGATGTTAGCAATCTTAATGGATTAAAAATAGCTACTTCTTATCCCAACATCCTTTCTGATTTTCTTTTTGAAAATAAAGTACGTGCCTCCATTCATGAAATAAGCGGTTCGGTAGAAATTGCTCCAAGCATAGGACTTTCTGATGCTGTTTGCGATATCGTAAGTAGTGGAAGTACGCTTATTAGCAATGGCTTAAAAGAAGTAGAGGTAGTATTCCGTTCTGAAGCAATACTTGTTTCCTGTCCTGAACTATCAGCTGCTAAAACTAAAATTCTGAATGACCTGTTGTTCAGAATCCATGCAGTTAAGAATGCCAGAAACACAAAGTACATCCTTTTAAATGCTCCTAATCATTCTATTGACAGAATTATCAGTCTGCTTCCGGGAGTTAAGAGTCCAACCGTAATGCCTCTTGCAGAAGAGGGGTGGAGCTCTTTACACTCTGTTGTAAGAGAAAATGAATTCTGGGGTGTGATAGAAAAGCTTAGAGAAGCGGGAGCTGAAGGCATACTTGTAGTACCGATCGAAAAAATTATCAAGTAA